From Apium graveolens cultivar Ventura chromosome 9, ASM990537v1, whole genome shotgun sequence, the proteins below share one genomic window:
- the LOC141687385 gene encoding LEC14B protein-like isoform X2, with the protein MYEEFQNDKQRRKILNLLKYETELHEILKFRVLDDNDDYGILSVKFSSDSKEIIAGTSDSSICVYDLGINRLSLRFKPHMLFSYTPIKFKIASWDP; encoded by the exons ATGTATGAG GAATTTCAGAATGACAAACAAAGAAGGAAGATACTGAACCTCCTCAAATACGAAACT GAACTTCATGAGATATTAAAATTCCGGGTTCTGGATGATAATGATGATTATGGGATCTTATCCGTAAAATTCTCAAGCGATTCTAAAGAGATTATTGCAGGAACTAGTGATTCATCAATATGTGTTTATGATCTGGGAATAAATAGACTTTCCCTCCGTTTTAAACCTCATATG TTATTCTCTTATACACCTATCAAGTTTAAGATTGCTTCATGGGATCCCTGA
- the LOC141686354 gene encoding uncharacterized protein LOC141686354: MNELEQLDDFCLKLNVQVVKIRALGESIREEYVVKKILRAVPTKYRQIASALEQFRNDVCRGEFRKPKDKVHRGEVNLAQTIDDEPALLMVMSNETTDGVILLSEGLKSNRKRVVDNIWYLNSEASNYMTRCREKFESLDRTIQGQIKFSDGSLVQIEGNDTINMVCKNGENRTLDGVYYILTLCSNIISLGQLSEEGNQVVLNGESMFDVTTVNDGAVAVDMYKAGERHFDLIITDLEMPLMTGIEATKELLNNGSLTKALDITKLQSSLKKD; the protein is encoded by the exons ATGAATGAGTTGGAGCAGTTGGatgatttttgtttgaaattGAATGTCCAGGTTGTGAAGATCAGGGCACTTGGAGAATCAATTAGAGAGGAGTACGTTGTGAAGAAAATTCTACGGGCAGTCCCAACAAAGTATCGACAAATTGCCTCAGCACTTGAGCAATTTAGAAACGATGTTTGTCGAGGAG AGTTTAGAAAACCAAAGGATAAAGTGCATCGTGGAGAAGTAAATTTGGCACAAACCATTGACGATGAACCTGCCCTCCTAATGGTAATGAGTAATGAAACAACAGACGGTGTGATTTTGCTCAGTGAAGGTCTAAAATCGAACAGAAAGCGGGTAGTAGACAATATATGGTATCTCAACAGCGAAGCAAGTAACTATATGACTAGGTGTCGTGAAAAATTTGAAAGTTTGGATAGGACAATACAAGGACAGATAAAGTTTAGTGATGGATCTCTAGTACAAATTGAGGGCAACGACACAATCAACATGGTATGTAAAAATGGCGAGAACAGAACACTCGATGGAGTATACTATATACTGACACTGTGTAGCAACATTATCAGTTTGGGCCAACTCTCAGAAGAAGGAAACCAAGTGGTGTTGAACGGGGAAAGCAT GTTTGACGTTACGACAGTAAATGACGGAGCAGTAGCAGTTGATATGTATAAAGCTGGAGAAAGACATTTTGATCTTATAATTACTGATCTAGAAATGCCCTTGATGACTGGTATTGAG GCTACTAAAGAACTGCTAAACAATGGGAGTCTTACTAAAGCCTTAGATATTACTAAACTCCAGAGCAGCCTCAAAAAAGACTGA
- the LOC141687385 gene encoding LEC14B protein-like isoform X1 produces the protein MYEEFQNDKQRRKILNLLKYETVFSNDVLMGEHSASSTELHEILKFRVLDDNDDYGILSVKFSSDSKEIIAGTSDSSICVYDLGINRLSLRFKPHMLFSYTPIKFKIASWDP, from the exons ATGTATGAG GAATTTCAGAATGACAAACAAAGAAGGAAGATACTGAACCTCCTCAAATACGAAACT GTGTTTTCAAATGATGTACTGATGGGAGAACATTCTGCCAGTAGTACT GAACTTCATGAGATATTAAAATTCCGGGTTCTGGATGATAATGATGATTATGGGATCTTATCCGTAAAATTCTCAAGCGATTCTAAAGAGATTATTGCAGGAACTAGTGATTCATCAATATGTGTTTATGATCTGGGAATAAATAGACTTTCCCTCCGTTTTAAACCTCATATG TTATTCTCTTATACACCTATCAAGTTTAAGATTGCTTCATGGGATCCCTGA